Below is a genomic region from Mycolicibacter hiberniae.
TCGCGTAGATGTCCGACAGCGCGTTGGCGGCAGCAATCCGGCCCCAGTCGTACGCATCGTCGACGACGGGAGTGAAGAAGTCCGCGGTGGACAGCACGGCAAGGTCGTCGCGCACCAGCACCGCCGCGGCGTCGTCGCCGTCGTCGAGGCCCACCAAGACACCCTTGCCGGACTGCCCGGTCAGGCCGCGCACCGCGTCTTCCAGTTCGCCAGGGGGGATTTTGCACGCGCAGCCGCCGCCGTGGGCGAAGCCGGTCAGTCGCAGTTCGGTCATACGTCAATCATGAGGTGGTCGCCGGCCGCCCGGGACACGCAGACCAGCATGTCGCCGCGGGAACGTTCGGTATCGGTCAGGGTCTGATCCCGGTGGTCGACCGTCCCGTCGACCACCCGGACGCGGCAGGTGCCGCAGAACCCCTGCTTGCAGGAGTAGGGGGTGGCGGGCTCGACCGCCAGGATGGCGGCCAGCGCGCTCTGGTCTGCGCCGACGGTGACGGTGGTGCCGCTGCGGGCGAGCGTCACCGTGAACGCCTTGCCGTCGAGAACAGGTGGCGCAGAGAAGCGTTCGTAATGCAGCTCCACGTCGGTACGGTCCATCAGGCCTTGCCGGAGGACCTCGAGCATCGCCGGAGGCCCGCAGGCGTACAGCGCTGTGGCACCGGGTACGTCACCGATCAGGTCGGCAGCCCTGGGCAGCCCTTGCGTGTCGTCGGTGCGCACCCTCACCTTGGCGCCGAACTGCTGCACCTCAGCGATGAACGGGATGCTGTCCGCGCTGCGGCCGGTGTAGACCATGGACCAGTCCAGGCCCAGGCGCTCGGCGGCGCGCAGCATCGGCAGGATGGGCGTGATCCCGATGCCGCCGGCGACGAACCGCAGATGCCGCGCCGGCGAACCGAAGCCGGGAACGGCCATGGGCATGCCGTTGCGGGGTCCCTTGACGGTGACCGTGGCGCCGGGCAGCAACGTGTCGTGCACTTCGATCGACCCGCCGCCGCCGTCGGGGATGCGACGCACCGCGATGCGGTAACTGCCGGAATCGGCCGGATCCCCGCACAGCGAGTACTCCCGCATCCGCCCCGAGGGCAACAGCAGGTCCAGGTGCGCACCGGGGGTCCAGCGGGCCAGCGGCTTGTCGTCGACGGCGGCCAGCGTCAGCGCCACCACGTCCTTGTCGTGCGCGACGATCTCGCGTCCTACCACCCGCAGTTGGCGCGTCTGCTCCGGTTCGGCCAGCCTGCGGCGCCGCATCAACACGCTGAACGTGGGGATCGCGACCTTGGCCAGCAGGTCCGACAGCCACAGGAGCGGGTCGTGACGCCATCGGCCGTACAGGTGCGGCGGAACCTCCCCCGGCATTTCGTCCAGCGGCCGGAATCGCGAGCCCACCCCGTCGTGTGCTGCGCTCAACGCCGAGCCCTGCGTGCCGCCGGCGAGGTGGCCAGGTAGGCGACGGCCTGCGCCGTGGAGCCGATCGACGCCGGGTGAAACGACGGCTTGAAGTAGACGGCCGTGTATTTGAGCACCTGCCGCAGCTGGGGCAGGATGTTGCGCCGCGACCCGCGCAGGTACTCACACCAGAGTCCGAAATAGGAGTGGCTGATGCTGGGGTCGGAGCGGCACATGAATCCGATC
It encodes:
- a CDS encoding PDR/VanB family oxidoreductase, whose amino-acid sequence is MGSRFRPLDEMPGEVPPHLYGRWRHDPLLWLSDLLAKVAIPTFSVLMRRRRLAEPEQTRQLRVVGREIVAHDKDVVALTLAAVDDKPLARWTPGAHLDLLLPSGRMREYSLCGDPADSGSYRIAVRRIPDGGGGSIEVHDTLLPGATVTVKGPRNGMPMAVPGFGSPARHLRFVAGGIGITPILPMLRAAERLGLDWSMVYTGRSADSIPFIAEVQQFGAKVRVRTDDTQGLPRAADLIGDVPGATALYACGPPAMLEVLRQGLMDRTDVELHYERFSAPPVLDGKAFTVTLARSGTTVTVGADQSALAAILAVEPATPYSCKQGFCGTCRVRVVDGTVDHRDQTLTDTERSRGDMLVCVSRAAGDHLMIDV